A region of the Bradysia coprophila strain Holo2 unplaced genomic scaffold, BU_Bcop_v1 contig_232, whole genome shotgun sequence genome:
atttccagAATGTTTTTACAAGTCACCCGtgtaatttccaacttttttcccgaggTAAATCCAAAGAGTTTTACAACAAGGGCTTATGTAGTTTCAGTGGAGGGgtgaaaatgactattttctagCATACgttgtgaaatagttatttacgtatcgattgaggaggccgaaagagttacgtattaagttttatatGCTGCCTACTGGggacgaaagttgaaaaatgtaagcccaagggccgaaagtgacagaaaatTGTAAGCCGAAGGTGCGTGAGCTTACATatctgtcactttcggccgtgggcttacatttttttctttcgtcccgCAGTAGGAagcatataaaataaatttcaacgtaCATACTGTGATATGAGAAAATCGTATACACAGCGGCGTTTGGTTTGGCGTGGACACTTTCAATATTAAGTTTTCAGCGTAAGTCCGCTTTTAGTAATAGAAAGTAgaactctatttgacagctgtcactcgaagcacttttgcttgaagagCGTTGGTTAGAATCAAAAAGTAAGCTTTAGCGACGTTTAAGATTGTAGTTTTTCGTCCAGAAATTGACGTTGCCTTTGTCAATGTTACTTTTTCGAGCGTTGTTTCGGATTTAAACTCAGCGGAGAACATTTTGGACTCAACAATTATAATCACGGTCGgtacaaataacattttagATTGATCATAGATTTAAGGCTTtccaaagaaatattttcgagTGAGCGGCAGATTAACTGTTTTCATACCATCTAAGTATACAAACTTTCTTTGTCGATTTAAACCATCATATAATGGACCATATGGACACAAATATTATTCACTGCATTGCATCCACACCGAAGAAGATCAGACAACCAGAGAAAAACCATCAATGTAATGTCAATGTGCAGAGTAAAAACGAgaaatacacaaaaaagaTTGTGCGACTgtgaaaggatttttttttcctaaaaatagttttccaTAATTTGTTGACGCAATTGctgttttgaaagaaaatagttTGATCCGCCTGTTGTCAGAAAAGCGGCAATGGATTCTGATTTCAACGATATTGGATTTCtaatggaaaatgttaaacaaGAACCTGCCCATGCGAATGAACTTGCTGGGCCACTGGCTGAAGATGCCGAAAGCACAGACACTATTCCCACATACATGACCGATTTCATTTTGGATTACATTAACCGATCGTTGAAGGTAAAATTGCATTTGAACGGAGGCGCCCAAGTCTTTCGATCGTTTTTTCcggaaaattattcaaaatgtcTGCAACATTCTTTCATAGAACGAAGAGGAAGATACTCAGCCGGAATACAATGAAACGGATGGAGCCGACGGAACAAATGCTGAAGAATCTGTGGAAGACCTGATTGCACGGGCGGAAAACATGATTCGCGAAAATACTCGTCAAATCGATCAAATGAACATTCCTGAGACCACTACGATAGCTACGACCAATGATTGGATGCAACAGTTCATTGCACAGTCGGAAACTATGGAGGCAGATAATCCAACCAGCTCCGGGCAAtgcacaacaacaacaacttcaACTTCTTCCACCATCCATCTGACCGATGAATCGGGTAAGTGTAGCAAAATTGGAACGAGCTGAAGCAAGGAACTGATTTTAAATTGTCAGGCCAACCAGATGTGATTGAAGTGTCATATGTTGCTCCGGTTGCCACCGTTATTTCCGTCGACACCGACAGTGACGATGAGGTCATTTTCGTAAACAGTAACCAGCCACTGCGACCGAGGCCATCCGTTGAGATTCCTGTCATAGATCTATCCGATCAAGGTTCACCATCGGATCACCGCCTCCAGTCACCGGAACGAAACGACAGTCGAAAGCGTGCTGGCAGACCGGAAATTCCAAATCCAGATGAAACGTCGCCAGAGA
Encoded here:
- the LOC119076122 gene encoding E3 ubiquitin-protein ligase RNF4-like; translation: MDSDFNDIGFLMENVKQEPAHANELAGPLAEDAESTDTIPTYMTDFILDYINRSLKNEEEDTQPEYNETDGADGTNAEESVEDLIARAENMIRENTRQIDQMNIPETTTIATTNDWMQQFIAQSETMEADNPTSSGQCTTTTTSTSSTIHLTDESGQPDVIEVSYVAPVATVISVDTDSDDEVIFVNSNQPLRPRPSVEIPVIDLSDQGSPSDHRLQSPERNDSRKRAGRPEIPNPDETSPEKQFRHSCAICLDDVKAPHSTTCGHIYCGDCIKNAVKIFKKCPSCNKKLKTSNVHPIYL